Proteins encoded together in one Deinococcus irradiatisoli window:
- a CDS encoding site-specific integrase — protein MHRDGKSASMAAYTLRVLKMALQQGVRWQMLPRNVADAVKAPKVERKEMQVRDKQQGLTFLQATEPHPWHAAFYLALMTGMRRGELAELKWKDLDLARVRLTVKNNLVETIGECIPGKNGWAKPPCPR, from the coding sequence TTGCACCGCGACGGCAAGAGCGCCTCGATGGCGGCCTATACCCTGCGGGTGCTGAAAATGGCCCTGCAGCAGGGCGTGCGCTGGCAGATGCTGCCGCGCAACGTGGCGGACGCCGTCAAAGCGCCGAAAGTCGAGCGCAAGGAAATGCAGGTCCGGGACAAGCAGCAGGGGCTGACCTTCCTCCAAGCGACTGAGCCGCATCCTTGGCACGCCGCCTTTTATTTGGCACTGATGACCGGCATGCGGCGCGGTGAACTGGCGGAGTTGAAGTGGAAGGATCTGGACCTGGCGCGCGTCCGGCTGACCGTCAAGAACAACCTGGTCGAGACCATCGGTGAATGCATTCCCGGAAAAAACGGCTGGGCAAAGCCACCGTGTCCTCGGTGA
- a CDS encoding site-specific integrase yields the protein MHSRKKRLGKATVSSVSVQVLTPKSKASRRTTVLSRGTVKQLREQKASQERQPQQAAEAWEDHGFVFTTVTGAPVRPDALAKAFEKLAQRAGVPRIRFHDMRHTAASLMISQGIPPKTVSEWLGHSDVAFTLRTYTQLYDEQREEAVFDITDLITEK from the coding sequence ATGCATTCCCGGAAAAAACGGCTGGGCAAAGCCACCGTGTCCTCGGTGAGCGTGCAGGTCTTGACACCGAAGAGCAAGGCGTCCCGGCGCACCACCGTGCTCTCAAGGGGCACGGTGAAACAGCTGCGCGAACAGAAAGCCAGCCAGGAGCGGCAACCCCAGCAGGCGGCCGAGGCCTGGGAAGACCACGGCTTCGTGTTTACCACCGTCACCGGCGCCCCGGTCAGGCCGGACGCGCTGGCCAAGGCCTTTGAGAAATTGGCGCAGCGGGCCGGTGTGCCGCGCATCCGGTTTCACGACATGCGCCACACCGCCGCGTCCCTGATGATCAGCCAGGGCATTCCGCCCAAGACGGTAAGCGAGTGGCTGGGCCACAGCGACGTGGCGTTCACGCTGCGCACCTACACCCAGCTCTATGACGAGCAGCGCGAGGAAGCCGTCTTCGACATTACCGACCTGATCACCGAGAAGTAG
- a CDS encoding CHASE2 domain-containing protein, whose protein sequence is MKNGHDADTSAPPTLVAGSPIPEDAAHPKADPDFHLQARRALRESSLAVLIFLLLSWAATEGRLGWFSDTLADAQDKAYDALAKLENNFVSPLAPPPGTPQVIFVDIDEASVNTFNPGLYLFHRGLLADLVQKLSATHPRAIYIDLNLSMASQEPDLTRHGAARFPRSKGDQALYGLLTAPHDFPILLSQPALFGEPLARLGGALCWVTPEVITDSGDTVRRIPRRWQDGPYPAAEALFQAAQPGGFHCPKAQHAGEVPKNVYRTALYGEPIIFHRIPAANEAEYGWPGVSVIRAGDLLGPADLRPEAGTVVVIGRTDAGSQDLHNSTVGNVPGVELHLNALMTLLLYHHGVQAVHPLLSAGLAFLVMLLAILGAPLLSAFLTRQLERLGLKQKIGDLFEHPILWGLLYLAAFVAYRYTGRFLDFALPILSLEFSRLILSHQTNKLVRKTLKMAKVL, encoded by the coding sequence ATGAAAAACGGGCACGACGCCGATACCAGCGCCCCGCCGACGCTGGTTGCTGGGTCGCCGATTCCGGAAGACGCCGCCCATCCTAAAGCGGACCCAGATTTTCATCTGCAGGCGCGCCGGGCCCTGCGAGAGAGCAGTCTGGCGGTGCTGATTTTTCTGCTGTTGTCGTGGGCAGCGACCGAAGGCCGTCTGGGCTGGTTCTCCGATACCCTGGCCGACGCCCAGGACAAGGCCTACGACGCGCTGGCCAAGCTGGAAAACAACTTTGTCAGCCCGCTGGCGCCGCCGCCCGGTACTCCCCAGGTGATCTTCGTGGACATTGACGAGGCGAGCGTCAACACCTTCAACCCTGGCTTGTATCTGTTTCACCGGGGCCTCCTGGCTGATCTGGTCCAAAAACTCAGTGCCACGCACCCCAGGGCCATCTATATCGATCTCAACCTCAGCATGGCCAGCCAAGAACCCGACCTCACCCGACATGGCGCGGCCCGTTTTCCGCGTTCGAAAGGGGATCAGGCGCTCTACGGCCTCCTGACGGCTCCGCACGATTTTCCCATCCTGCTCTCGCAGCCGGCGCTGTTCGGTGAGCCGCTGGCGCGGTTGGGCGGCGCTTTGTGCTGGGTGACGCCGGAAGTCATCACCGACAGCGGCGATACCGTTCGCCGCATTCCCCGCCGCTGGCAGGACGGGCCTTACCCGGCGGCCGAAGCGCTCTTTCAGGCCGCGCAGCCGGGCGGCTTCCACTGTCCCAAAGCCCAGCATGCCGGTGAGGTCCCCAAAAACGTCTACCGTACCGCCCTGTACGGCGAGCCGATCATCTTTCACCGCATTCCGGCGGCGAACGAAGCCGAGTACGGCTGGCCAGGGGTGAGTGTCATCCGTGCCGGCGACCTGCTGGGACCGGCCGATCTGAGACCAGAGGCCGGCACCGTGGTGGTCATCGGGCGCACCGATGCGGGAAGTCAGGACCTGCACAACAGCACGGTCGGTAACGTACCCGGCGTCGAGCTGCACCTCAATGCCCTGATGACGCTGCTGCTCTACCATCACGGCGTGCAGGCCGTACATCCACTGCTGTCGGCCGGGCTGGCCTTTCTGGTGATGCTGCTCGCCATCCTCGGCGCGCCGCTGCTGAGCGCGTTCCTGACCCGGCAGCTCGAACGGCTGGGCCTGAAGCAGAAAATTGGTGACTTGTTCGAGCATCCGATTCTGTGGGGCCTGTTGTATTTGGCAGCGTTTGTGGCCTACCGCTATACCGGGCGTTTTTTGGACTTTGCCTTGCCGATTCTCAGCCTGGAATTCAGTCGGCTGATCCTGAGCCATCAGACCAACAAGCTCGTCAGAAAGACCCTCAAGATGGCGAAGGTTCTTTAA
- a CDS encoding CHAT domain-containing protein, whose translation MLETKVNNQQSFGRAVCAVMLAWLLGSLGAAQSSVAPDVTLEDQGQSLLQQGQYQAALAAFWKAVDLRTTRMGADTPNTLQLYEEIGLANEDLRQYPEALIAYTWAQAGLSRTAGSASPDAIRLLTKVGNVWGELGERKQGEAVLQQALDLVDLLSSDGRSEAAFIRLEQGRLAARFGDDVSAQPLLELSLLLYQQTFAPGSPQLAPIYEDLGNLELRHRHFEEALPNYLAALSGYLTLYGPDHPSAARQYANLAQVYREKKQADFALALDYDQKYIQTFFKVQQGAFQTLDNAGKVHFNDQARTAFEHYFEGVFFQREVDEVGSRQLIEDALSSWLTYKGSAYALENGLSALLNQSDSALRNQVETYLSMRQDLAAISTVQPLTVPQANANAARIYDLRGRISDLETQLSGQLGRFQDILLPGVIGVGDLKSVLRPGEVYLDYVWSDISLFVYAYRWDGRLDVQWLPAAGYLRAQFEALRKGAEGGASLETLRPQTQFLYDQLLQPLEATLAGSNALVISPDGPLNFLPFELLSDGKRALLERFVIRYTPSARDLIRLRRSSAHSTLSAPAVFGNPAFSVSAAPASTATRGSGPNPTVAPAPANMVTLPTLASLLRGTRTRFAALPGSESEARQVSNLLGAGTRTYLGAEATSANLFALHSPSVLHLATHGFFLSSPQQREQLPNPLLRVGLALTGAQKAMTGSSAEGLLSGLELAGLSLDGTELVVLSACETALGDAVAGEGVAGLNQAFLTAGARRVILSQWQVLDAETGTLMADFYARYVQGTEAAEALRQSKLDLMERGLPPRDWAAFLLSGV comes from the coding sequence ATGCTGGAAACCAAGGTGAACAACCAGCAATCCTTTGGAAGAGCGGTGTGCGCCGTAATGTTGGCTTGGCTCCTGGGAAGTCTCGGGGCAGCGCAGTCCAGCGTTGCGCCGGACGTCACCCTGGAAGACCAGGGTCAGTCGCTCCTGCAGCAGGGACAGTACCAGGCGGCCCTGGCGGCCTTCTGGAAAGCGGTGGACCTCCGGACAACCCGCATGGGAGCAGACACGCCGAACACCCTCCAACTGTATGAGGAGATCGGCCTGGCCAATGAGGACCTCCGCCAGTACCCGGAAGCCCTGATCGCTTATACATGGGCGCAAGCTGGCCTGAGCCGTACCGCCGGCTCAGCCTCTCCGGACGCCATTCGGCTACTAACGAAGGTGGGTAATGTCTGGGGCGAGCTTGGTGAACGCAAACAGGGCGAAGCCGTGTTACAACAGGCCCTCGATCTGGTGGATCTACTCTCGTCTGATGGCCGCTCCGAAGCCGCGTTTATTCGCCTCGAACAGGGCCGCCTGGCGGCGCGCTTCGGAGACGATGTCAGTGCTCAGCCACTTCTCGAACTCAGCTTGCTGCTGTATCAGCAGACCTTCGCTCCGGGAAGCCCGCAACTTGCGCCGATCTACGAAGATCTCGGCAATCTGGAATTGCGCCATCGCCATTTCGAGGAGGCCCTGCCGAACTATCTGGCGGCCCTGAGCGGCTACCTTACCCTCTATGGTCCGGACCATCCGTCGGCGGCGCGGCAATACGCCAACCTAGCCCAGGTCTACCGCGAGAAGAAGCAAGCGGATTTCGCGCTGGCGCTGGACTACGATCAGAAGTATATCCAGACCTTTTTCAAGGTCCAGCAGGGTGCGTTCCAAACCCTCGACAACGCCGGCAAAGTGCACTTTAACGACCAGGCACGCACCGCGTTCGAGCATTACTTCGAAGGCGTGTTCTTTCAGCGCGAGGTGGACGAGGTAGGCAGCCGACAGCTGATCGAAGACGCACTGAGCAGCTGGTTGACCTACAAGGGCTCAGCTTATGCACTCGAAAACGGACTCTCAGCGCTGCTTAACCAATCGGATTCGGCACTGAGGAACCAGGTCGAGACCTACCTGTCGATGCGACAGGACCTGGCAGCTATCTCGACCGTACAGCCGCTGACAGTACCTCAGGCGAATGCCAACGCGGCCCGCATCTATGACCTGCGCGGCCGGATCTCGGATTTGGAAACGCAGCTTTCGGGACAGCTCGGCCGCTTTCAGGACATCCTGTTGCCTGGCGTGATTGGGGTCGGCGACCTGAAATCGGTGCTACGCCCTGGCGAGGTTTATCTCGACTACGTCTGGTCGGACATTAGCCTTTTTGTATACGCCTACCGCTGGGACGGCCGCCTCGACGTGCAGTGGCTGCCGGCAGCCGGATACCTGCGCGCCCAGTTTGAGGCGCTGCGTAAAGGCGCTGAGGGCGGCGCCAGCCTGGAAACCCTGCGGCCCCAGACTCAGTTTCTGTACGATCAGCTGCTGCAGCCCTTGGAGGCGACACTTGCTGGATCGAACGCGCTGGTGATCTCGCCGGACGGTCCTCTGAACTTCCTACCATTCGAGTTGCTCTCCGACGGGAAGCGCGCCCTTCTGGAGCGCTTCGTGATCCGCTATACCCCGAGTGCGCGTGACCTGATACGGCTGCGCCGCTCCAGCGCCCACTCGACCCTAAGCGCGCCAGCCGTGTTCGGCAATCCAGCTTTCTCAGTGAGCGCCGCGCCTGCCTCAACGGCCACACGTGGCAGTGGCCCCAACCCCACTGTTGCACCCGCACCGGCCAACATGGTCACATTGCCGACGCTGGCCAGTTTGTTGCGCGGCACCCGCACGCGCTTTGCGGCCCTGCCAGGTTCAGAAAGCGAGGCGCGGCAGGTGTCTAATCTGCTGGGCGCCGGAACCCGTACGTATCTGGGAGCAGAAGCGACCAGTGCCAACCTTTTTGCCCTCCACTCACCGTCGGTACTGCACCTGGCCACCCACGGGTTTTTTCTGAGCAGTCCGCAGCAGCGCGAACAGTTGCCCAATCCACTGCTGCGGGTGGGCCTGGCGCTTACCGGTGCTCAGAAGGCCATGACCGGTAGTTCGGCTGAGGGGTTGCTCTCGGGCCTTGAGCTGGCCGGCCTGTCACTCGACGGCACGGAGCTGGTGGTGCTCTCGGCCTGCGAAACGGCCTTGGGAGACGCGGTGGCGGGCGAGGGCGTAGCAGGTCTCAACCAGGCTTTTCTGACGGCCGGGGCGCGGCGGGTAATCCTCAGCCAGTGGCAAGTCCTCGACGCCGAAACAGGCACGCTGATGGCGGATTTCTATGCCCGCTATGTCCAGGGCACGGAAGCCGCCGAGGCCCTGCGGCAATCCAAGCTAGACCTGATGGAGCGAGGGTTGCCGCCGCGTGACTGGGCCGCATTCCTGCTCAGCGGAGTGTGA
- a CDS encoding aldo/keto reductase: MSAELGLGLAALGRPEYINLGRAQDLPAGRSVDDLRRRSHAMLDLAWAAGLRMVDTARSYGLAEQFLGEWLARYPERRSALWISSKWGYTYVANWQPGAEQHEVKDHSLANFERQWPQTLAALGGPPDLYLIHSVTPQSPALQDSALLGRLDQLARQGVEVGLSVSGPQQSEVIQAALALGGPFQAVQATWNVLEPSAAEALAQAKEADWRVVIKEALANGRLTDRGAGQAGEEGTTLDALALAAALAQPWADIVLSGAVTAGQLESNLRARQLANSALPTALLALRETPEVYWRRRAGLPWQ, translated from the coding sequence ATGAGCGCTGAGCTGGGCCTGGGCCTGGCGGCGCTGGGCCGCCCTGAGTACATCAACCTGGGCCGCGCACAGGACCTGCCCGCTGGCCGCAGCGTGGACGATCTGCGCCGCCGCAGCCACGCCATGCTCGACTTGGCCTGGGCCGCCGGCCTCCGGATGGTGGACACCGCCCGGTCCTACGGTCTGGCCGAGCAGTTTCTGGGGGAGTGGCTGGCCCGGTATCCGGAGCGGCGCTCGGCCCTCTGGATCAGTTCGAAATGGGGCTATACCTATGTGGCGAACTGGCAGCCCGGCGCCGAGCAGCATGAGGTCAAGGACCACTCGCTGGCCAACTTCGAGCGGCAGTGGCCCCAGACGCTGGCGGCCCTGGGCGGTCCGCCGGACCTCTACCTCATTCACAGCGTCACCCCGCAGAGCCCGGCGTTGCAGGACTCGGCCCTGCTGGGCCGGCTCGACCAGCTGGCGCGGCAGGGAGTCGAGGTGGGGCTGTCGGTGAGCGGCCCGCAACAAAGCGAGGTAATCCAGGCGGCCCTGGCCCTGGGCGGGCCGTTTCAGGCGGTGCAGGCGACCTGGAACGTGCTGGAACCTTCGGCGGCCGAGGCGCTGGCACAGGCCAAAGAAGCTGACTGGCGGGTGGTGATCAAAGAAGCGCTGGCCAACGGCCGCCTGACAGACCGGGGCGCCGGTCAGGCCGGTGAAGAAGGCACAACGCTCGACGCGCTGGCCCTGGCCGCCGCGCTGGCGCAGCCCTGGGCCGACATCGTCCTCAGCGGCGCGGTCACGGCCGGACAGCTCGAGAGCAACCTGCGGGCCAGACAGCTGGCGAACAGCGCCCTGCCGACGGCGCTGCTGGCACTGCGGGAAACGCCGGAGGTGTACTGGCGCCGCCGGGCCGGTCTGCCCTGGCAGTGA
- a CDS encoding RidA family protein has protein sequence MRQNIGGTSKWESVVGYSRAVRLGQQVFVAGTTATVEGEVVHVGDAAQQTRVILDIIGAALAQAGATLNDVVRTRIYVTDISRWEEVGRVHGEVFGEVRPATSMVQVAALIDPRLLVEIEADAVVPEQR, from the coding sequence ATGCGGCAGAACATCGGCGGAACGTCCAAATGGGAAAGTGTGGTGGGGTATTCGCGGGCGGTGCGCCTGGGCCAGCAGGTCTTCGTGGCCGGTACCACCGCGACCGTCGAAGGTGAGGTGGTTCATGTAGGAGACGCGGCGCAGCAGACCCGTGTCATTCTGGACATCATCGGCGCCGCGCTGGCCCAGGCCGGCGCCACCCTGAACGATGTGGTCCGCACTCGCATTTACGTTACCGACATCTCGCGCTGGGAAGAAGTGGGGCGGGTTCACGGCGAAGTGTTCGGCGAGGTTCGTCCAGCGACCAGCATGGTGCAGGTGGCGGCGCTGATCGATCCCCGGCTGCTGGTCGAGATCGAGGCCGACGCCGTCGTGCCGGAGCAGCGATGA
- a CDS encoding DUF72 domain-containing protein, with amino-acid sequence MKVYIGTGGYTNEDWIGEDLLYPPGTKQTDFLGIYAQHFDAVELNSSFYGIPGLKAFEGMARRAEGRTRMAVKLNKVFTHDRAPQDSDFDRMLQSPQPLREAGIMGPYLAQFPYSFARTAANRKYLQELSERFAGHELAVEFRHQSWDKLEVREGMREYGLIWVSPDYPPVAGVPEPGLHVTADVAYLRLHGRNSGNWWSGESAAERHDYRYTQAEMDEWAEKIAFVEGEVEEAYVFFENTTKGHALKNIPMLRQALRARGVPVSTPRPSESPQASLL; translated from the coding sequence ATGAAGGTGTACATCGGGACCGGCGGCTATACCAACGAGGACTGGATCGGCGAGGACCTGCTCTACCCGCCCGGCACCAAACAGACCGACTTTCTGGGCATCTACGCCCAGCACTTCGACGCGGTGGAACTCAACAGTAGCTTTTACGGCATCCCCGGCCTCAAGGCCTTCGAAGGCATGGCCCGGCGCGCCGAGGGCCGCACCCGCATGGCGGTCAAGCTCAACAAGGTGTTCACCCACGACCGCGCTCCCCAGGACAGCGACTTCGATAGGATGCTGCAAAGTCCGCAGCCGCTGCGCGAAGCGGGCATAATGGGACCGTATCTGGCGCAGTTTCCGTACAGCTTCGCCCGCACGGCGGCCAATCGCAAGTACCTGCAGGAACTCAGCGAGCGCTTCGCCGGGCACGAACTGGCGGTGGAGTTTCGTCACCAGAGCTGGGACAAGCTCGAAGTGCGCGAGGGCATGCGCGAGTACGGGCTGATCTGGGTGAGTCCCGATTACCCGCCGGTTGCGGGCGTGCCCGAACCGGGGCTGCATGTCACGGCCGACGTGGCGTACCTGCGCCTGCACGGGCGTAACAGCGGCAACTGGTGGAGCGGCGAGAGCGCCGCCGAGCGCCACGACTACCGCTATACCCAGGCCGAGATGGACGAGTGGGCCGAGAAGATCGCGTTCGTGGAAGGCGAGGTGGAGGAAGCCTACGTGTTTTTCGAGAACACCACCAAGGGACACGCCCTGAAAAACATCCCGATGCTGCGTCAGGCGCTCCGGGCGCGCGGCGTGCCGGTCAGTACGCCCCGACCTTCCGAGTCACCCCAGGCCAGCCTGCTGTAA
- a CDS encoding ExbD/TolR family protein gives MRRRFREEQPLTFDFAPMVDIVLLLLIFFFLTSNLNARQNALPLDLPRASQTVQQTPELPIVSLEKSGKLYLNGKQTTLTKLGAQLKPLLRTSGGVVGLRADEKGNYGGVVQVMDVIKKAGGERLALGTRSGSK, from the coding sequence ATGAGACGCCGTTTCCGCGAGGAACAACCGCTGACCTTTGATTTCGCGCCGATGGTGGACATCGTGCTGCTGCTGCTGATCTTCTTTTTCCTGACCAGCAACCTGAACGCCCGCCAGAACGCCCTGCCGCTGGATCTGCCGCGCGCCTCGCAGACGGTGCAGCAGACCCCCGAGCTGCCGATCGTCAGTTTGGAGAAGTCCGGCAAGCTGTACCTCAACGGCAAGCAGACCACCCTGACCAAGCTGGGCGCCCAGCTCAAGCCGCTGCTGAGAACCTCCGGCGGCGTGGTGGGCCTGAGGGCCGACGAGAAAGGCAACTACGGGGGCGTGGTGCAGGTGATGGACGTGATCAAGAAAGCCGGCGGCGAGCGCCTGGCCCTGGGAACCCGAAGTGGCAGCAAGTAA
- a CDS encoding MotA/TolQ/ExbB proton channel family protein, which translates to MNVLSLIQAAGPLLWVLLALSLYTVYLIVLRLLELSRLGQDSSAMIERTRATTAESGPAAALAEIDYARVQTPTVNVMRAGLSRADRGIEAAQAAMNGAMLQEDARLYAGISALGTVAQIAPLIGLLGTVIGMVRSFIVFSQTTSPTPAQLATGISEALINTAGGLVVAIVAYVARNALRARADRIAAGAERVREEMPAWLSAPITPGAARPVPARPAASMAPLEFNFEGNVKP; encoded by the coding sequence GTGAATGTTCTTTCCCTGATCCAGGCCGCCGGCCCGCTGCTGTGGGTGTTGCTGGCCCTGTCGCTCTACACCGTCTACCTGATCGTGCTGCGGCTGCTGGAGCTCTCGCGGCTGGGCCAGGACAGCTCGGCGATGATCGAGCGCACCCGCGCCACCACCGCCGAATCCGGTCCGGCGGCGGCGCTGGCCGAGATCGACTACGCCAGGGTGCAGACGCCGACCGTCAACGTCATGCGCGCGGGGCTCTCGCGGGCCGACCGGGGCATCGAGGCGGCGCAGGCGGCCATGAACGGCGCGATGCTGCAGGAAGACGCCCGCCTGTACGCCGGGATCAGCGCCCTGGGCACGGTGGCCCAGATCGCGCCGCTGATCGGGCTGCTCGGCACCGTCATCGGGATGGTGCGCTCGTTTATCGTCTTTTCGCAGACCACCTCGCCCACCCCGGCCCAGCTCGCCACCGGCATCAGCGAGGCACTGATCAACACCGCCGGCGGTTTGGTGGTGGCGATCGTGGCGTACGTGGCCCGCAACGCCCTGCGCGCCCGCGCCGACCGCATCGCGGCGGGGGCCGAGCGGGTGCGCGAGGAAATGCCGGCCTGGCTCAGCGCACCGATCACGCCGGGAGCAGCGCGCCCGGTTCCGGCCCGGCCCGCCGCTTCGATGGCGCCGCTGGAATTCAACTTCGAGGGCAATGTCAAACCATGA
- the sufC gene encoding Fe-S cluster assembly ATPase SufC — protein sequence MTQSAQPHQIEIRNLHASVGDLPILKGINLTIPRGELHAVMGPNGNGKSTLAKVIVGDPEYTVTEGEVLVDGQNILEMEPDERARLGVFLAFQYPVEIPGVTIANFLRLAMQARKGEGEEVSFTEFYGKLQAALKVLEWDESIVERYLNAGFSGGEKKRNEILQMLMLDPTYIIMDETDSGLDVDALKIVAKGVNSMRGENLGGLIITHYQRLLDYIVPDKVHIIVDGRVVQSGGPELAKKLDTQGYDWVKELAVAGA from the coding sequence ATGACGCAGTCCGCTCAACCCCATCAGATCGAAATCCGTAACCTGCACGCTTCCGTCGGCGACCTGCCGATTCTCAAAGGCATCAACCTGACGATTCCGCGCGGCGAACTGCACGCCGTGATGGGGCCCAACGGCAACGGCAAGAGCACCCTCGCCAAGGTCATCGTCGGCGATCCCGAGTACACCGTGACCGAGGGCGAGGTGCTGGTGGACGGCCAGAACATCCTGGAGATGGAGCCCGACGAGCGCGCCCGCCTGGGCGTGTTCCTGGCGTTTCAGTACCCGGTCGAGATTCCCGGCGTGACCATCGCCAACTTCCTGCGGCTGGCGATGCAGGCCCGCAAGGGCGAGGGCGAGGAAGTCTCGTTCACCGAGTTCTACGGCAAGCTGCAGGCGGCCCTCAAGGTGCTGGAATGGGACGAGAGCATCGTCGAGCGCTACCTCAACGCCGGCTTTTCCGGCGGCGAGAAGAAGCGCAACGAGATCCTACAGATGCTGATGCTCGACCCCACCTACATCATCATGGACGAGACCGATTCGGGCCTCGACGTGGACGCCCTCAAGATCGTCGCCAAGGGCGTGAACAGCATGCGCGGCGAGAACCTCGGCGGCCTGATCATCACCCACTACCAGAGATTGCTCGACTACATCGTGCCGGACAAGGTGCACATCATCGTGGACGGCCGGGTGGTGCAGTCCGGCGGCCCGGAACTCGCCAAGAAGCTCGACACCCAGGGCTACGACTGGGTCAAAGAACTGGCGGTGGCGGGCGCCTGA
- the sufB gene encoding Fe-S cluster assembly protein SufB, protein MTINPEVSQINNSYEYGWSNPEKYAIKAPKGLSREVVEMISKAKDEPQWMLDFRLKALDIFNSKPMPTWGADLSGLNLDEIYYYIKPEGFNSRSWDDVPEDVKQTFERLGIPEAERAALAGVGAQYESEMVYHNLKEEWEKLGVVFLSIEDGLRQYPDLFREHFATIVPPEDNKFAAINSAVWSGGSFVYVPKGVKVDIPLQTYFRINAESSGQFERTLIIIDEGAQAHYIEGCTAPAYNADSFHSGVIEIVVKEGARFRYSTIQNWSHNVYNLVTQRAAVYAGGVMEWVDGNLGSKVTMKYPACYLLEEGARGEILSIAMAGRGQHQDAGGKIVHFAANTSGSIVSKSISKDSGRSSYRGLVKIYEGARNAKTNVECDALLLDEEARTDTYPYIEIEEKSARVGHEATVSKINDEQILYLQSRGLSEDQAAGLIVRGFIEPIAKELPLEYAVELNRLIELEMEGSVG, encoded by the coding sequence ATGACCATCAATCCCGAAGTTTCGCAGATCAACAACAGCTACGAGTACGGCTGGAGCAACCCCGAGAAGTACGCCATCAAGGCCCCCAAAGGCTTATCGCGCGAAGTCGTCGAGATGATCAGCAAGGCCAAGGACGAGCCGCAGTGGATGCTCGACTTCCGCCTCAAGGCCCTCGACATCTTCAACAGCAAGCCGATGCCCACCTGGGGCGCGGACCTCTCGGGCCTGAACCTCGACGAGATCTACTACTACATCAAGCCCGAAGGCTTCAACTCACGCAGCTGGGACGACGTGCCCGAGGACGTCAAGCAGACCTTCGAGCGCCTGGGCATTCCCGAAGCCGAGCGGGCCGCGCTGGCGGGCGTGGGCGCCCAGTACGAGTCCGAAATGGTGTACCACAACCTCAAGGAGGAGTGGGAAAAGCTGGGCGTGGTGTTCCTGAGCATCGAGGACGGCCTCAGGCAGTACCCCGACCTCTTCCGCGAGCACTTCGCCACCATCGTGCCGCCGGAAGACAACAAGTTCGCCGCCATCAACAGCGCGGTGTGGTCGGGCGGGTCGTTCGTGTACGTGCCCAAGGGCGTCAAGGTGGACATCCCGCTGCAGACCTACTTCCGCATCAACGCCGAGAGCAGCGGGCAGTTCGAGCGCACCCTGATCATCATCGACGAGGGTGCCCAGGCCCACTACATTGAGGGCTGCACCGCCCCGGCCTACAACGCCGACAGCTTCCACTCCGGCGTGATCGAGATCGTGGTCAAGGAAGGCGCGCGTTTCCGCTATTCCACCATTCAGAACTGGAGCCACAACGTCTACAACCTGGTGACGCAGCGCGCCGCCGTGTACGCGGGCGGCGTGATGGAATGGGTGGACGGCAACCTCGGCAGCAAGGTCACCATGAAGTACCCGGCCTGCTACCTGCTCGAGGAAGGCGCGCGCGGCGAGATTCTCAGCATCGCCATGGCCGGGCGCGGCCAGCACCAGGATGCCGGCGGCAAGATCGTGCACTTCGCGGCCAACACCTCGGGCAGCATCGTCAGCAAGTCGATCAGCAAGGACTCGGGGCGCAGCAGCTACCGCGGCCTCGTCAAGATCTACGAGGGTGCTCGCAACGCCAAGACCAACGTTGAGTGCGACGCCCTGCTGCTCGACGAGGAAGCCCGCACCGACACGTACCCCTACATCGAGATCGAGGAGAAGTCCGCTCGGGTGGGTCACGAGGCGACCGTCAGCAAGATCAACGACGAGCAGATTCTGTACCTGCAGTCGCGCGGTCTCAGCGAAGACCAGGCCGCCGGGCTGATCGTGCGCGGGTTCATCGAGCCGATCGCCAAGGAACTGCCACTCGAATACGCGGTGGAACTCAACCGCCTGATCGAGCTGGAGATGGAAGGCAGCGTCGGGTAA
- a CDS encoding VOC family protein: protein MKLNHINLGVTDVPATVALFQDHFGFQPAGQGMPMNDRMAFLRDDAGSLISVFKANDVQYPKVFHIGFMQDTPQQVRDMHRQLTDAGFQIPEPHENNGRLTFYFNTPGGFVLEVESFFG from the coding sequence GTGAAACTCAACCACATCAACCTCGGCGTGACCGACGTGCCCGCCACGGTGGCCCTCTTTCAGGACCACTTCGGCTTCCAGCCGGCGGGCCAGGGCATGCCGATGAACGACCGCATGGCCTTCCTGCGCGACGACGCGGGCTCGCTGATCTCGGTGTTCAAGGCCAACGACGTGCAGTACCCCAAGGTCTTCCACATCGGTTTCATGCAGGACACGCCCCAGCAGGTGCGCGATATGCACCGCCAGCTGACCGACGCGGGCTTTCAGATTCCCGAGCCGCACGAGAACAACGGCCGGCTGACGTTCTACTTCAACACGCCGGGCGGCTTCGTGCTGGAAGTCGAATCGTTCTTCGGCTGA